In the genome of Coregonus clupeaformis isolate EN_2021a chromosome 11, ASM2061545v1, whole genome shotgun sequence, one region contains:
- the mknk1 gene encoding MAP kinase-interacting serine/threonine-protein kinase 1 isoform X1 produces MTEALEEDFGLFGHRLQLADMVRQSRVAELQAFQHSLQLQSNSLASGPVGDSCGGQQNVVTTTATEERQRLSQGPPEVEASQPVNIPDSAKPKKKKRRSRAKDSFTGNFKDLYKLTDEMLGQGAYAKVQGCISLQNGNEYAVKIIEKNAGHSRSRVFREVETLYQCQGNRNILELIQFFEDDSCFYLVFEKLRGGSILTHIQNRKHFDELEASRVVRDISKALHFLHNKGKTPAHGAVPASACIKLQCECFFMNILCSTGIAHRDLKPENILCESTDQVSPVKICDFDLGSGVKLSSACVPITTPELTTPCGSAEYMAPEVVEVFTDEASFYDKRCDLWSLGVILYILLSGSPPFTGHCGTDCGWDRGETCRTCQKNLFENIQEGQYEFPERDWAHISAQAKDLISRLLVRDATLRLSAAQVLQHPWVQGNAPERGLPTPHFLQRNSSTKDLTQFAADAIAFNRQLSQHDEEQEEVVTTIVTSMRLSPPSNSRLARRRAQSNAQRTARDFLPADDDPLIT; encoded by the exons ATGACGGAGGCTCTGGAGGAGGATTTCGGCCTATTTGGACACAGACTCCAG TTGGCAGATATGGTGAGGCAGAGCAGGGTGGCAGAGCTGCAAGCCTTCCAGCACTCTCTCCAG TTACAGAGTAACTCTTTGGCCTCTGGCCCAGTAGGGGACAGCTGTGGTGGACAGCAGAATGTGGTGACCACCACTGCCACAGAGGAGAGACAGCGCCTCTCACAGGGCCCTCCAG AGGTggaagccagccagccagtaaaCATTCCAGACTCCGccaaaccaaagaagaagaaaaggAGGTCAAGAGCAAAAGACAGCTTCACTGGAAACTTCAAAG ACCTGTACAAACTGACGGATGAAATGCTGGGTCAGGGTGCATATGCAAAGGTCCAAGGATGCATCAGTCTTCAGAATGGGAATGAATATGCTGTGAAG ATCATTGAGAAGAATGCGGGGCACAGTCGCAGCCGCGTCTTCCGTGAGGTGGAGACCCTTTACCAGTGCCAGGGGAATAG GAACATTCTGGAACTAATACAGTTTTTTGAAGATGACTCCTGTTTCTACTTGGTGTTTGAGAAGTTGCGCGGAG GCTCCATTCTGACTCACATCCAGAACCGAAAGCACTTTGATGAGCTGGAGGCCAGCCGTGTGGTCAGGGACATCTCCAAAGCTCTCCACTTCCTCCACAACAAAGGTAAGACCCCTGCACATGGGGCTGTCCCTGCCAGTGCCTGTATAAAATTACAGTGTGAGTGTTTCTTCATGAACATTCTCTGTTCTACAGGTATTGCCCACCGGGACCTAAAGCCAGAGAACATCCTGTGTGAATCCACTGACCAG GTGTCTCCAGTGAAGATCTGTGACTTTGACTTGGGCAGTGGAGTGAAGCTTAGCAGTGCCTGTGTTCCTATCACCACTCCAGAGCTCACCACACCA TGTGGCTCGGCAGAGTACATGGCTCCAGAGGTGGTGGAGGTGTTCACGGATGAGGCCTCGTTCTACGACAAGCGCTGTGACCTCTGGAGCCTGGGGGTCATCCTCTATATTCTGCTCAGTGGCAGCCCCCCCTTCACTGGTCATTGTGGGACTGACTGTGGCTGGGACCGTGGAGAGACCTGCCGCACctgccag AAGAATCTGTTTGAGAACATCCAGGAGGGCCAGTATGAGTTCCCAGAGAGGGACTGGGCCCACATCTCTGCCCAGGCCAAGGACCTCATCTCCAGGCTGCTGGTGCGGGATGCCACCCTCCGCCTCAGTGCTGCCCAGGTCCTGCAGCACCCCTGGGTTCAGGGG AATGCACCAGAGAGAGGTCTCCCAACCCCACACTTCCTCCAAAG GAACAGCAGCACCAAAGACCTGACCCAGTTCGCCGCCGACGCCATCGCCTTCAACCGCCAGCTATCACAGCACGACGAGGAGCAGGAAGAAGTGGTCACCACCATCGTGACCTCCATGAGGCTCTCGCCCCCCTCCAACTCCCGGCTGGCTCGCAGGCGGGCGCAATCCAACGCTCAGCGCACCGCCCGGGACTTCCTGCCTGCTGACGACGACCCTCTCATCACCTGA
- the mknk1 gene encoding MAP kinase-interacting serine/threonine-protein kinase 1 isoform X2: MTEALEEDFGLFGHRLQLADMVRQSRVAELQAFQHSLQSNSLASGPVGDSCGGQQNVVTTTATEERQRLSQGPPEVEASQPVNIPDSAKPKKKKRRSRAKDSFTGNFKDLYKLTDEMLGQGAYAKVQGCISLQNGNEYAVKIIEKNAGHSRSRVFREVETLYQCQGNRNILELIQFFEDDSCFYLVFEKLRGGSILTHIQNRKHFDELEASRVVRDISKALHFLHNKGKTPAHGAVPASACIKLQCECFFMNILCSTGIAHRDLKPENILCESTDQVSPVKICDFDLGSGVKLSSACVPITTPELTTPCGSAEYMAPEVVEVFTDEASFYDKRCDLWSLGVILYILLSGSPPFTGHCGTDCGWDRGETCRTCQKNLFENIQEGQYEFPERDWAHISAQAKDLISRLLVRDATLRLSAAQVLQHPWVQGNAPERGLPTPHFLQRNSSTKDLTQFAADAIAFNRQLSQHDEEQEEVVTTIVTSMRLSPPSNSRLARRRAQSNAQRTARDFLPADDDPLIT; the protein is encoded by the exons ATGACGGAGGCTCTGGAGGAGGATTTCGGCCTATTTGGACACAGACTCCAG TTGGCAGATATGGTGAGGCAGAGCAGGGTGGCAGAGCTGCAAGCCTTCCAGCACTCTCTCCAG AGTAACTCTTTGGCCTCTGGCCCAGTAGGGGACAGCTGTGGTGGACAGCAGAATGTGGTGACCACCACTGCCACAGAGGAGAGACAGCGCCTCTCACAGGGCCCTCCAG AGGTggaagccagccagccagtaaaCATTCCAGACTCCGccaaaccaaagaagaagaaaaggAGGTCAAGAGCAAAAGACAGCTTCACTGGAAACTTCAAAG ACCTGTACAAACTGACGGATGAAATGCTGGGTCAGGGTGCATATGCAAAGGTCCAAGGATGCATCAGTCTTCAGAATGGGAATGAATATGCTGTGAAG ATCATTGAGAAGAATGCGGGGCACAGTCGCAGCCGCGTCTTCCGTGAGGTGGAGACCCTTTACCAGTGCCAGGGGAATAG GAACATTCTGGAACTAATACAGTTTTTTGAAGATGACTCCTGTTTCTACTTGGTGTTTGAGAAGTTGCGCGGAG GCTCCATTCTGACTCACATCCAGAACCGAAAGCACTTTGATGAGCTGGAGGCCAGCCGTGTGGTCAGGGACATCTCCAAAGCTCTCCACTTCCTCCACAACAAAGGTAAGACCCCTGCACATGGGGCTGTCCCTGCCAGTGCCTGTATAAAATTACAGTGTGAGTGTTTCTTCATGAACATTCTCTGTTCTACAGGTATTGCCCACCGGGACCTAAAGCCAGAGAACATCCTGTGTGAATCCACTGACCAG GTGTCTCCAGTGAAGATCTGTGACTTTGACTTGGGCAGTGGAGTGAAGCTTAGCAGTGCCTGTGTTCCTATCACCACTCCAGAGCTCACCACACCA TGTGGCTCGGCAGAGTACATGGCTCCAGAGGTGGTGGAGGTGTTCACGGATGAGGCCTCGTTCTACGACAAGCGCTGTGACCTCTGGAGCCTGGGGGTCATCCTCTATATTCTGCTCAGTGGCAGCCCCCCCTTCACTGGTCATTGTGGGACTGACTGTGGCTGGGACCGTGGAGAGACCTGCCGCACctgccag AAGAATCTGTTTGAGAACATCCAGGAGGGCCAGTATGAGTTCCCAGAGAGGGACTGGGCCCACATCTCTGCCCAGGCCAAGGACCTCATCTCCAGGCTGCTGGTGCGGGATGCCACCCTCCGCCTCAGTGCTGCCCAGGTCCTGCAGCACCCCTGGGTTCAGGGG AATGCACCAGAGAGAGGTCTCCCAACCCCACACTTCCTCCAAAG GAACAGCAGCACCAAAGACCTGACCCAGTTCGCCGCCGACGCCATCGCCTTCAACCGCCAGCTATCACAGCACGACGAGGAGCAGGAAGAAGTGGTCACCACCATCGTGACCTCCATGAGGCTCTCGCCCCCCTCCAACTCCCGGCTGGCTCGCAGGCGGGCGCAATCCAACGCTCAGCGCACCGCCCGGGACTTCCTGCCTGCTGACGACGACCCTCTCATCACCTGA
- the mknk1 gene encoding MAP kinase-interacting serine/threonine-protein kinase 1 isoform X3, producing MTEALEEDFGLFGHRLQLADMVRQSRVAELQAFQHSLQLQSNSLASGPVGDSCGGQQNVVTTTATEERQRLSQGPPEVEASQPVNIPDSAKPKKKKRRSRAKDSFTGNFKDLYKLTDEMLGQGAYAKVQGCISLQNGNEYAVKIIEKNAGHSRSRVFREVETLYQCQGNRNILELIQFFEDDSCFYLVFEKLRGGSILTHIQNRKHFDELEASRVVRDISKALHFLHNKGIAHRDLKPENILCESTDQVSPVKICDFDLGSGVKLSSACVPITTPELTTPCGSAEYMAPEVVEVFTDEASFYDKRCDLWSLGVILYILLSGSPPFTGHCGTDCGWDRGETCRTCQKNLFENIQEGQYEFPERDWAHISAQAKDLISRLLVRDATLRLSAAQVLQHPWVQGNAPERGLPTPHFLQRNSSTKDLTQFAADAIAFNRQLSQHDEEQEEVVTTIVTSMRLSPPSNSRLARRRAQSNAQRTARDFLPADDDPLIT from the exons ATGACGGAGGCTCTGGAGGAGGATTTCGGCCTATTTGGACACAGACTCCAG TTGGCAGATATGGTGAGGCAGAGCAGGGTGGCAGAGCTGCAAGCCTTCCAGCACTCTCTCCAG TTACAGAGTAACTCTTTGGCCTCTGGCCCAGTAGGGGACAGCTGTGGTGGACAGCAGAATGTGGTGACCACCACTGCCACAGAGGAGAGACAGCGCCTCTCACAGGGCCCTCCAG AGGTggaagccagccagccagtaaaCATTCCAGACTCCGccaaaccaaagaagaagaaaaggAGGTCAAGAGCAAAAGACAGCTTCACTGGAAACTTCAAAG ACCTGTACAAACTGACGGATGAAATGCTGGGTCAGGGTGCATATGCAAAGGTCCAAGGATGCATCAGTCTTCAGAATGGGAATGAATATGCTGTGAAG ATCATTGAGAAGAATGCGGGGCACAGTCGCAGCCGCGTCTTCCGTGAGGTGGAGACCCTTTACCAGTGCCAGGGGAATAG GAACATTCTGGAACTAATACAGTTTTTTGAAGATGACTCCTGTTTCTACTTGGTGTTTGAGAAGTTGCGCGGAG GCTCCATTCTGACTCACATCCAGAACCGAAAGCACTTTGATGAGCTGGAGGCCAGCCGTGTGGTCAGGGACATCTCCAAAGCTCTCCACTTCCTCCACAACAAAG GTATTGCCCACCGGGACCTAAAGCCAGAGAACATCCTGTGTGAATCCACTGACCAG GTGTCTCCAGTGAAGATCTGTGACTTTGACTTGGGCAGTGGAGTGAAGCTTAGCAGTGCCTGTGTTCCTATCACCACTCCAGAGCTCACCACACCA TGTGGCTCGGCAGAGTACATGGCTCCAGAGGTGGTGGAGGTGTTCACGGATGAGGCCTCGTTCTACGACAAGCGCTGTGACCTCTGGAGCCTGGGGGTCATCCTCTATATTCTGCTCAGTGGCAGCCCCCCCTTCACTGGTCATTGTGGGACTGACTGTGGCTGGGACCGTGGAGAGACCTGCCGCACctgccag AAGAATCTGTTTGAGAACATCCAGGAGGGCCAGTATGAGTTCCCAGAGAGGGACTGGGCCCACATCTCTGCCCAGGCCAAGGACCTCATCTCCAGGCTGCTGGTGCGGGATGCCACCCTCCGCCTCAGTGCTGCCCAGGTCCTGCAGCACCCCTGGGTTCAGGGG AATGCACCAGAGAGAGGTCTCCCAACCCCACACTTCCTCCAAAG GAACAGCAGCACCAAAGACCTGACCCAGTTCGCCGCCGACGCCATCGCCTTCAACCGCCAGCTATCACAGCACGACGAGGAGCAGGAAGAAGTGGTCACCACCATCGTGACCTCCATGAGGCTCTCGCCCCCCTCCAACTCCCGGCTGGCTCGCAGGCGGGCGCAATCCAACGCTCAGCGCACCGCCCGGGACTTCCTGCCTGCTGACGACGACCCTCTCATCACCTGA
- the LOC121577420 gene encoding transmembrane protein 275-like, which translates to MVLPDKSSRTSGPKTASRKRPQSLPSPALCCACGLCITLAGINITLVGTFAFKSFIPTSNPPIVIGPLLLLVALSFFGACCVYGRRPPTHNAGKAKGGESWGRMRMGAGVTFEMETSEHTLQDTTTVQLSPINSPSSSHKSSNSAHGDTPAVGACEDGPAPRANDIASSETYDIDVTPDDQLLTSEDQVLTSEDHVLTSEDKVLTADIDDKGSIQMTALHKPCPT; encoded by the coding sequence ATGGTCCTTCCTGATAAGAGCTCCAGGACCTCAGGGCCCAAAACGGCATCCAGGAAACGGCCCCAGAGTCTCCCCTCCCCGGCACTGTGCTGCGCCTGTGGCCTGTGCATTACGCTGGCGGGCATCAACATCACCCTGGTGGGGACCTTCGCTTTCAAGTCCTTCATCCCCACCAGCAACCCACCCATCGTCATCGGGCCCCTCCTCCTACTGGTGGCCCTGTCCTTTTTCGGGGCGTGCTGTGTGTATGGGCGGCGGCCACCGACCCACAATGCCGGCAAGGCCAAGGGGGGCGAGAGCTGGGGTCGGATGCGGATGGGGGCCGGTGTCACATTTGAGATGGAGACGAGCGAACACACTCTGCAGGACACCACCACTGTGCAGCTCAGTCCCATCAACTCTCCGAGCTCCTCCCACAAGTCTAGTAACTCCGCCCACGGGGATACCCCTGCAGTAGGGGCCTGTGAGGATGGCCCCGCCCCCAGGGCAAATGATATCGCCAGCTCAGAGACCTATGATATAGATGTGACACCTGATGACCAGCTCTTGACCTCTGAGGACCAGGTCTTGACCTCTGAGGACCATGTCTTGACCTCTGAGGACAAGGTCTTGACTGCTGATATTGATGATAAGGGGAGCATACAGATGACGGCACTACACAAGCCTTGCCCAACGTAG